One window of Pelobates fuscus isolate aPelFus1 chromosome 9, aPelFus1.pri, whole genome shotgun sequence genomic DNA carries:
- the LOC134573710 gene encoding indolethylamine N-methyltransferase-like: MEGIDHKHYHDEEFDHHLLIQTYVGHDETDSKEELLNIPLQKIFQLLSSGTVKGETLIDLTVAPAFSHLMVAADFFNEIFILDSSDSSLRETEKWLNKEQGAIDWSHAAHISCGLKGISSQEEQHTCSFPNELLDAEEEKVRRIVKRCLK, translated from the exons atggaaggaatAGACCATAAACATTATCACGATGAAGAGTTTGATCACCACTTGCTTATACAAACGTACGTTGGTCATGATGAGACAGACTCCAAAGAGGAACTGCTGAATATCCCACTGCAAAAAATATTTCAGTTATTGTCCTCAG GTACTGTGAAAGGAGAAACTCTGATAGATCTCACTGTGGCTCCAGCCTTCAGTCATTTAATGGTCGCAGctgatttctttaac gagatctTCATATTAGACTCATCAGACAGTTCGCTAAGGGAAACTGAAAAATGGTTAAATAAGGAGCAAGGAGCTATAGACTGGTCTCATGCGGCTCACATTTCATGTGGTCTTAAGGGTATCAG TTCCCAAGAGGAGCAGCACACGTGCAGTTTCCCAAA TGAACTCCTGGACGCTGAGGAAGAGAAAGTCAGAAGAATTGTGAAACGTTGTTTAAAATAG